In Asticcacaulis sp. SL142, the sequence CATACAGCCGGACACCGACGCTAGTCCGATCTTCGTCGGCTATACCGTTAGCAAAGCGGGCCGCCGTGCGCTCCAGCCTCAGCGCATAAAGATCGGCCTGCATTCCCTTGATCTGAGGCACGTTGAATACCCCATATAGGCCTAAAAGCGTTTGATCGCGGTTCGTCGCATCGTCGAAGGACCGGCGGCCTATGCGCACTGGGTGGCCGATGAAGGCGGTAACCGTGCCGAGGTCGAAACGGACCGCGTCGAAACTCTGGCGGATATTGGGACCATCGCGGCGGGAAATCAGACGTTGCGAACCAAGAGGCATTTCCTGACGCCCCGCGCGAAGGCGCAGATGGGGGGTATGGTACTCCACGAAGGCTTGCTGGATGTCGGTGCCACTCTCTTGTGTGGCGTTTATGGGGCCTTTTTGACCCACAACGTCGTGGTATCCAAGTTGGCCCAATAGACGTACATTTGCGTCAACAGCCCAGTCAAGGCCCACTAAAGCGCGCCGCAGGACATAGTCTTCCGGAGCGGGCTGAGGCGCGCTCCCACTCGTGTCCTCAGACAGGTTCTCATACCTTAGCCTCGTTTCGAGCGTGAATTTTAAGGGGGCCTCGACTGCCGACGGCGCAACGGGGCTATCCGTCACACCCACCAGGGAAGCGACCGCGAGAAAGGGAGCGAACATCATCAGAATGATCCGCCTGCGACAAAGCCGAGCGTCATCGCCACGACAAGCAGGGCGCCGACAAGCCTGGGCGGGGCCGGTAAGGGCAGATCAAAAAAACGGCAGACAAACCCGATCAGCAGGCCCAGCGCGATACCAATAAGTGTAGGCCACATGATCAGTCTTTCTGAGGGTTATGGGGAAGGCCGGTCGGGCCGCCGCAGTGGATTTCGTTGACTTTGGGCCGGTGCGACAACCAACGATCGGTGAGTATCCAGCCGACCGTCATGGCGACCACCAGCAATGCGCCGGTGATGACGGGGGGTGCTGGGCTGGGGATGCTGGCTACGCGACAGCCGAACCCTATGCCGAAACCGAGCACCAGGCCGATGATGATCTTGAGATGCTGAGTGGTCATGGTCATGCCCAGCACGCGCAACCGAGCACGCCCCAGAAATCACGCAGGTTGCTGGCGGGAATATTGGCGGCATAGGCCCCCCCATGGGCGTGTCCGTGGACCTTGCAGTCCGTGCCGCAGGCGCAAGCGATGCGCGAGATTTTGTCGAGCGACGCGATCTCGGCCTTTTTATGCTGATACCCGCCAAAGGTGCGCACCGGCGACCAGTCAGGGCTGATCGGCAGCGCCGCCGGGGCGAGCGGTTTAAACGCGTCCTGCGCATGAACAATCTTGCCGCCGACGATCGTCAGGACGGAATAAAGATCCTTGATATCGCTTTCAGGGATGCGCATCAGGTCAGCATTGGGCACGGCGATATCCGCATATTGCCCGACCTTAAGCGCACCCTTCTTGCCGTTTTCGGTCGAGAACCACGCCGAGCCTTCGGTATAGAGACGCACCACCTCTTCGCGGTCAAGGCGGCTCTGGGGGCCATAGAGTTGCAAGCCCCCCAAGGTCTTACCCGTGACCAACCAGTAGATACCCACCCACGGATTATAGCTGGCCACGCGGGTAGCATCCGTGCCCATGCCCACGGGGACGCCGGCCGCCAGCACCTTAGTGACCGGCGGGGTCTGCTCTGCGGCCTTGGCGCCGTAGCGGGCCACAAACGCCTCCCCCTGATAGGCCATGCGGTGCTGAACGGCGATGCCGCCGCCCAGGGCCTTGATGCGATCGATATTGCGGGCGGAGACGGTTTCGGCGTGATCAATGATCCAGTGCAAACCGTCAAACGGAACCTCGGCATTGACGCGCTCGAACACATCGAGAAAGCGCGAGATGCTTTCATCATAGGTGCCGTGGATGCGGAACGGCCAGCGGTTTTCGACCAGATGTCGGGTCACCGCATAAAGCTCATCTTCCATAGTGGCCGCAAGTTCCGGGCGAGGCTCACGGAAATCCTCAAAATCTGCGGCCGAAAAGACCAGCATTTCCCCGGCACCATTATGGCGATACATGCCGTCACCCTGACCCGGTTTGACGATCCTGGTCCAGGTCTGGAAATCCTCCAGTTCCTTGCCCTTGTTCTGGGTGAACAGGTTATAGGCGATACGCACGGTCAACTGGTCATTTTTGGCCAGTGTGCCGATAGTGTCATAATCATCGGGGTAATTCTGAAACCCGCCGCCGGCATCAATCACCGAGGTGATGCCCAGTCGGTTCAGTTCCTTCATGTAATGGCGGGTCGAGATGACCTGATCGGCGGGCGACAGCTTAGGGCCCTTGGCCAGGGTCGCATACAGGATCAGGGCGTTGGGTTTGGCAATCAGCAGGCCGGTCGGGTTACCGGCACTGTCGCGCTGGATCTCACCGCCCGGCGGATTGGGCGTATCCTTGTCGTACCCGACGGCGCGCAAAGCGGCCTTATTGAGCAAGGCCCGGTCATAAAGATGCAGGATAAAGACCGGCGTATCCGGGGCGATGGCGTTGATCTCATCCAGCGTCGGCAGGCGCTTTTCCGCAAACTGGTGCTCGGTGAAGCCACCCACCACCCGCACCCACTGCGGCGCGGGGGTAAGGGCGACTTGCGCCTTAAGCATATCGAGCGCCTCAGCAACCGAGGCGACCCCGTCCCAGCGCAGTTCCATCAGGTAGTTCAGCCCGCCGCGGATCAGGTGGGTGTGGCTGTCGTTCAGGCCGGGAATAACGCGCTTACCCTTAAGGTCGATAAGTTTTGTCTTAGGGCCTTTGAGCTTCATGACCTCGGCATCGGTATCCACCGCCGTAAAGACCCCGCCTGCTATCGCCACCGCCGTCGCGTTGGGATTGGTGCGGTCGAGCGTGGTCAGCTTAGCGTTATAAAGGATCAGGTCGGGGGTCATGTTCAGGTCTTTCGTAAAAGCAAAGGTCGCAAGCAAGGCCGAGATAGCGGAGCCCCCGGCAATGGCATGGCGTCGGTTTAGCATTGTCTGAGGCTCCCTTATTCCAAGCTTAAACGTGTTCCAGCGCCCCCTTGACGACATGGGCAAACTCGCCGCGCTGAGGCGCCTTATGGACGTGGGTGTAGGCGTAATCGACGCCCATGCCGTAGGCTCCGAAATGATCGCGGACGATTTCCATAACGCCGTTATAGGTGTCGCGTTTGGCCCAGTCGCGTTGCAGTTCAAGCAGGGCTGTGAGGGTGGTCATCGACTTGGCGCCGGCCTGTTCCATGCGACGCACCGCGGCGTTATGGCTCTCCTCGGACGTGCCGCCCGAAGCGTCGGTTACGATAAAGACCTCAAAGCCATTTTCCAGCGCGCTCAAGGTAGGGAATAGCAGACATGCCTCGGTCCACAACGCCGCCATAACCAGCTTTTTCTTGCCCGTGGCCTTGACCGCCGCCACAAACGCATCGGTATCCCAGGCGTTCATCGATGAGCGCTCGATCGGGTTCTGCTGCACGACATTGAGCAGTTCCGGCCAGATGTAGCCGGAGAAGCTTTCGGTCTCAACCGAGGTCAGGATGGTCGGTACGCCGAAAAGCTTGGCGGTGCGGGCCAGAGCGACTGTGTTGTTTTTCAAAAGCTGACGGTCAATGGTCGTCACGCCAAACGCCATTTGCGGCTGATGGTCGATGAAGATAAAGGCGGTGTCGTCGGCATTGATCAGGGCGTTGGTGCGATAGGACATGATGTGGCTCCGTGTAAAAGATTGGCTATGACAACTTAGCCCGTTTTTGCGGCCTGAAGGCCGCTAAGACGGGGGATTTACAGGGGAGACATCGTATGTGTGTGCGGCGTCGCCCTGTGGTGACAACAGGTGTATGCCGAACAAATTTGTTGCGGAAGTCGCGATTTTTTATTCACTAAGTTGCAAAAAATGCAACACTTTGGACGCAAACTGACTGTGAGCGGCCATACAGCGAACGCTTAGCGCGTCGCGGATTTCAGATATTGGATGAGGGCAGCGCGGCGCGCTGGATCGGCGGGGGCGCGGGTCACCATCTTAGTTCCCGGCACTGCCTTGGTCGGGTTTTGCAGATAGGCGTCAAGGGTCGCCTCATCCCACACTTTGCCATAGGCTTTCAGGGCCGGCGAATAGTTGAAGCCCTTGGAGACCGTACCGGCTTTTTTGCCAAACAGGCCATTCAGGTTAGGCCCCGCCCCGTCCTTGCCACCCGCCTCTAAGCTGTGGCAGGTCTTGCAAGCCAGAAACACCCGCTGGCCCGCCGCCACCGGATCGGTCGCCGGAGCTTGAGCCCAAACGGGTGATGCGCCCATCAGAAATGCGCCCACCAAGGCAAATGCGGCAACCGTCTTCATGGGAACCCTCTCGATCAGGAATATCCCTCCAGACATAGTGGTTTTGCGCCCGCGATCAAGCTTTATGCTGCTTTAAATCCCCCAACAGGGTCGGAATAAGCTCAGATACCGTCGGGTGTATCGGTACCGCCCACTGCAATTGATCGACGGTTGCCCCTGCATTCATCATGTCGAGAATACCGTGAATGGCTTCATCCCCGCTGGTGCCCAGAATGGCCGCGCCAAGGATTTTTTTGGTTTCCGCATCCGCCGCAACCTTCATAAAGCCCTTGGTTTCGCCCTTTTCGATTGCGCGACCGACACGGGTCATGGGTCGGGTCGAGACCAGAAGTGGCCGGCCGGTTTTTTCAGCCTCAGCCACGGTCATCCCGACCCGCCCCAGTGGCGGATCGATATAGAGTGCATAGCCCAAAATCCGGTCGCTCACCTTACGGGCCG encodes:
- a CDS encoding DUF1427 family protein, coding for MWPTLIGIALGLLIGFVCRFFDLPLPAPPRLVGALLVVAMTLGFVAGGSF
- a CDS encoding amidohydrolase codes for the protein MLNRRHAIAGGSAISALLATFAFTKDLNMTPDLILYNAKLTTLDRTNPNATAVAIAGGVFTAVDTDAEVMKLKGPKTKLIDLKGKRVIPGLNDSHTHLIRGGLNYLMELRWDGVASVAEALDMLKAQVALTPAPQWVRVVGGFTEHQFAEKRLPTLDEINAIAPDTPVFILHLYDRALLNKAALRAVGYDKDTPNPPGGEIQRDSAGNPTGLLIAKPNALILYATLAKGPKLSPADQVISTRHYMKELNRLGITSVIDAGGGFQNYPDDYDTIGTLAKNDQLTVRIAYNLFTQNKGKELEDFQTWTRIVKPGQGDGMYRHNGAGEMLVFSAADFEDFREPRPELAATMEDELYAVTRHLVENRWPFRIHGTYDESISRFLDVFERVNAEVPFDGLHWIIDHAETVSARNIDRIKALGGGIAVQHRMAYQGEAFVARYGAKAAEQTPPVTKVLAAGVPVGMGTDATRVASYNPWVGIYWLVTGKTLGGLQLYGPQSRLDREEVVRLYTEGSAWFSTENGKKGALKVGQYADIAVPNADLMRIPESDIKDLYSVLTIVGGKIVHAQDAFKPLAPAALPISPDWSPVRTFGGYQHKKAEIASLDKISRIACACGTDCKVHGHAHGGAYAANIPASNLRDFWGVLGCACWA
- a CDS encoding c-type cytochrome translates to MKTVAAFALVGAFLMGASPVWAQAPATDPVAAGQRVFLACKTCHSLEAGGKDGAGPNLNGLFGKKAGTVSKGFNYSPALKAYGKVWDEATLDAYLQNPTKAVPGTKMVTRAPADPARRAALIQYLKSATR
- a CDS encoding hydrolase, with the translated sequence MSYRTNALINADDTAFIFIDHQPQMAFGVTTIDRQLLKNNTVALARTAKLFGVPTILTSVETESFSGYIWPELLNVVQQNPIERSSMNAWDTDAFVAAVKATGKKKLVMAALWTEACLLFPTLSALENGFEVFIVTDASGGTSEESHNAAVRRMEQAGAKSMTTLTALLELQRDWAKRDTYNGVMEIVRDHFGAYGMGVDYAYTHVHKAPQRGEFAHVVKGALEHV
- a CDS encoding alginate export family protein; the protein is MMFAPFLAVASLVGVTDSPVAPSAVEAPLKFTLETRLRYENLSEDTSGSAPQPAPEDYVLRRALVGLDWAVDANVRLLGQLGYHDVVGQKGPINATQESGTDIQQAFVEYHTPHLRLRAGRQEMPLGSQRLISRRDGPNIRQSFDAVRFDLGTVTAFIGHPVRIGRRSFDDATNRDQTLLGLYGVFNVPQIKGMQADLYALRLERTAARFANGIADEDRTSVGVRLYGVREAFDYDLEAVVQGGTFGTQTIRAHYVSAHLGYTWAGGNAPRIALKIDQATGDDHEGHLKTFNPLFPRGAYLDEAGRVGPTNLVRVGTYLSVKPLRMVTLVMGADGLWRNRVSDALYRQPNLPIAGTAGKGGHYTGTQAFIGATWQISPELNLTTHVSRIDIHSRLNAAGVADTRYIGAWLGWRF
- a CDS encoding DUF1427 family protein, giving the protein MTTQHLKIIIGLVLGFGIGFGCRVASIPSPAPPVITGALLVVAMTVGWILTDRWLSHRPKVNEIHCGGPTGLPHNPQKD